A region from the Beduinella massiliensis genome encodes:
- the deoC gene encoding deoxyribose-phosphate aldolase, with product MDMNRILRTVDHTLLTQTATWPEIQAICDDGLAYHTASVCIPACYVKQAADYVQGSLPICTVIGFPNGYSTTAAKCYETSDAVYNGASEIDMVINIGMLKEGRYDALLEEINEVKRSCEGRLLKVIIETCLLTEAEKVKMCEIVNESDADFIKTSTGFSKGGATREDIALFKAHMKRGKGIKAAGGIRSLQDAEDFLNLGATRLGTSSVVKLIKNEQLGAY from the coding sequence ATGGATATGAATCGCATTCTGCGCACGGTGGATCATACGCTGCTGACGCAAACCGCTACATGGCCGGAAATTCAAGCGATCTGCGACGACGGTCTCGCGTATCATACCGCCTCCGTGTGCATCCCCGCGTGCTACGTTAAGCAGGCGGCGGATTACGTACAAGGCAGCCTGCCCATTTGCACGGTCATCGGCTTCCCCAACGGTTACAGCACGACGGCGGCCAAGTGCTATGAGACGTCCGACGCCGTATACAACGGCGCAAGCGAAATCGACATGGTCATCAACATCGGCATGCTCAAGGAAGGCCGCTATGACGCCTTGCTCGAGGAGATCAACGAGGTCAAGCGCTCCTGCGAAGGGCGCCTGCTCAAGGTCATCATCGAGACCTGCCTGCTCACCGAGGCGGAAAAGGTCAAGATGTGCGAAATCGTAAACGAATCGGACGCCGATTTCATCAAGACCTCCACGGGCTTCAGCAAGGGCGGCGCGACGCGCGAGGACATCGCGCTCTTTAAGGCGCACATGAAGCGCGGCAAGGGCATCAAGGCGGCAGGCGGCATCCGTTCGCTTCAAGACGCGGAGGATTTCCTAAATTTAGGCGCGACGCGTCTTGGCACCAGTTCGGTCGTAAAGCTCATCAAAAACGAACAGCTTGGCGCCTATTGA